Genomic segment of Arachis hypogaea cultivar Tifrunner chromosome 16, arahy.Tifrunner.gnm2.J5K5, whole genome shotgun sequence:
AATAAGTCCTCCCCTTGTAGGGGTTTTTGTAAAATTGGCGGTTGTGAGAGAGTTGTTTTTAATTTGGAAAATGCTTTCTCACAATCGTCGTTCCATTCAaatctgtttttctttttaattgtttggaAAAAAGGAATAGAAGTTGAAGCTAAACAGGGAACAAATCTGGAAAGTGCGGCAAGGCGTCCTGTGAGACGCTGAACTTCTTTTACTGTTTTGGGGCTGGCCATGTCCAACACTGCTCGGCATTTGTCTGGGTTTGCCTCTATTCCCCTGCACGTtagtaaaaaacctaaaaacttacCCCCTTGAACGGCGAAGGCACATTTCTCGGGGTTGAGGCGCATGTTGTACTGGCGGATCTGGCCGAATATTTCTGTAAGGTCGCTGATGTGATTATGTCCGGTTTTTGTTTTGGCGACCATATCATCGACATAAACTTCGATGTTTCTGCCGATTTGTTTGGCGAACACTTTATCCATAAGGCGTTGATAAGTTGCACCTGCGttctttaatccaaatggcataactTTATAACAATAGTTACCGAAATCAGTGATAAAAGCTGTTTTATCTTTATCGGAGGGGTGCATGAGTATTTGATTATACCCTGAATAcgcatccataaaacttaaagtagCGTAACCTGATGCATTGTCTACTAAAGAGTCTATGGATGGTAGGGGGTAAGAATCCTTGGGGCATGCCTTGTTTAAATCGGTgaaatcgacgcacatgcgccacttaccgttttgtttccttaccattaccacattggctagccatgtagTGAATCTGATCTCTTTGATAAATTCAGCgttgatgagtttttgtgtttcttCTAGTGACGCTCTCCTCTTTTCTTCGCCGAGTTTTCGTTTCTTCTGCTGTACTGGTCGGACTGCCGAGTTTATTGCTAGTTTATGAGTGATAATTTGTGGATCAATGCCGGGCATGTCTGCAGGTTTCCAGGCAAAAAGCTCGGCGTTTTCTTGTAGAAACGTTTTTATGGCCTGTAACTCAGTTGGGTTGATTGATGTACCTACATATGTAAATTTTTTAGGGTCATTATTAAAATACACTTTTTGCAGGTCATCGGATGGTTTTGGTCGCTCGAGAAAATCGGCTCTTGGGTCGAGGTCAGCTAGTGTGTCTTTGTTTTGCTTGAGTTCGACATTGTTGACTTGTTGTGTTGAGCGGTTTTGGAACTTCATGCTGGTGTTATAACACTGTCGGGCCTCTTTATGATCTCCATGGATTGTTGCAACCTGATCATCCTGCAATGGAAACTTTACACAGAGATGGACGGTAGAGACAATGGCGCCGAACTTATTTAAAAAAGGTCGGCCAAGGATAAGGTTATATGGACTGAAACAGTCAACTACTAGATATTGAATATCATTAGTTTTTGAAAGAGGATGCTCacccagtgtggtttgtaaccacactgaaCCGAGTATTGGAACGCGTTCTCCCGAGAATCCGACTAAGTCTCCTCCTGTGGACTGTAGCATGTTGTCGCTGAGCTTCATCTTTTGAAATGTTGAGTAAAACAGAACATCGGCACTGCTCCCGGGATCCAAGAGTACTTTTTTCACTAATAGATCCCCTAGCTGGAGGGTGATTACCACAGGGTCGTCCAAATTTTGTATGTTGGAGTTAAAGTCGGCCTGTGTGAAGGTGACCTCTGGTTGTGAGTTATTGATTGCTGTATCTTGCTTTGGTCCTTCTACTGAGCATATTGCTCTGAATGACCTTTTCCTTGCTGAGTTTGAGTATCCCCCACTTGCGTATCCTCCTGAAATACAATTGATTATACCTCGTGGTCTTTCATATTGGTTTGAGGATGCCTTCTCTTTTCCTCGGTGTTGTTCAGAGAGGTCGTTTGTTGTGGAACTGGGGCCACGTTTTTGGATGtgaccaccaatgtatttgtctAGGTGGCCTTTTCTTGCTAGTCGTTCTAAGAGATCTTTGGCGACCACACAATCATCGGTATTGTGGCCGTGTTTTTGGTGGAAAGCGCAGTACTTTGATTTGTCTACATGCCTTGCATCCTGGTATGTGCCGGCCTTTCTTGGTGGCTTGATTAATTTGGAGTTCAAGATCTCCTTGATTATGTCTTCCCTTTTAGTGTTAAACTGCGTATAAGAATCAAATCGAGGTGTTAGTTTAAAACTTTTCTTAGTGGTTGAGTTCTTATCTTCTTCGCGGAAGTGTGACTTGTCAGATTTCCGAGCTTGTCGGAGTTCCTCGATGTCAATTTGTCCTTTTGCTTTCTCTCGAAATTCTGCTAGAGTCTTCGGTTTTGCCACTGCGATCGTCTCCTGGAATTTCCCGGGTCGGAGGCCGCTTTTAATTGCATGCAGATGGACCTCGGGGTGGAGATCTGGTATGCTGATTGCGATTTTGGTAAAACGAGTCATATAGTCCTTTAGGCTTTCGTTTGGTCCTTGCTTGATGGTGTTCAGGTAATCAGAGTCGTGCAAGTATATTGCAGATCCGGCGAAATGTTCTTCAAATAACTTCGCCAGCTGATGAAAGCGTGAAATGGAACCTGCAGGCAAAGCAcacaaccaatcaagtgcaggaccgtctaaatAATTCGGAAAACAACGACATAAGACTGTATCTGATGCACCATTGACGATCATTATTGATCGGAATTTCTTTATGAACTTCCTCGGATCTCCGAGTCCATCATAAGGCGTGAGGGTCAACGGCAGAGTGAACCTCTTCGGCAGTTCGAAGTTCATTACTTCTTCTGTAAAGGGGCCTACAAGGTCCTCGGATTCTTCTTTCTCGTCATCGGGCTGCTGCTCTTCATGTTGAGCGGTTTCCGAAACATGAGTCGGTTGGGATTGATGTTCCTCGTCTTCCGCCTGTTGGCGGTGAGCATCATTGTGTTCAATCCGAGCATGATTTAGTTCAGCAATTTGAGCAGACATTATTTGGTTTTCGTCAGCCATCCGTTGATTAGCTTGTTGTAGCTCAGCTACCATTCGCATGAGTTCGGACAGTGACGGAGGCGGTACGTCAGCCATTGATGCAGATGGAAGTGATGggaccaaaagaaaaaatatgatttcctcggccccacggtgggcgccaattgatCTTGCCTGGGAAATAGGTCGGCTTCCACTCCTCGAGGTTAGCCGAGCTATGTGCTGCGAGGTTGGGCGTCCGCTCCTCAGAGTCCGAGCTCTTTATGTTTGTTGTAGATGTGAAGGTACGAGCAATACAAAGGGAGTAGgttgtacctgcaaaggcactccaatgcttaagtcagtTATGGTGTTAAGTTCAGGAGAAAGATATCAAAAAAGACATTTTACCTTCCTTTTATAGAAATATGTTCGTCCGTTACATTGTAGGTGATAAAATCGGTTTCGTAACCGATTTTATCTTTCCGTTTGGGACGTCGGTTATGGTAATATTAACGCCaccgagttatagctcataaGGGCCGAGCAATAACGGCAAAATGTCGAGTTATGGTGATGGTCAGTAATGGTTATGGGGCCGAGTTATAGCTTGTATTAATGGTGACCATATCAatacttatataaaattttaaaattaaaaattaaaaaatttatttattatgtctatgtttattatgaattttttattttaaaattattttattttaaaatattatatgaaattttaaggaatttaaaaaaaatatttttcgttataaacatatttattataatttttttaatttctaaaagc
This window contains:
- the LOC140180156 gene encoding uncharacterized protein, producing MADVPPPSLSELMRMVAELQQANQRMADENQIMSAQIAELNHARIEHNDAHRQQAEDEEHQSQPTHVSETAQHEEQQPDDEKEESEDLVGPFTEEVMNFELPKRFTLPLTLTPYDGLGDPRKFIKKFRSIMIVNGASDTVLCRCFPNYLDGPALDWLCALPAGSISRFHQLAKLFEEHFAGSAIYLHDSDYLNTIKQGPNESLKDYMTRFTKIAISIPDLHPEVHLHAIKSGLRPGKFQETIAVAKPKTLAEFREKAKGQIDIEELRQARKSDKSHFREEDKNSTTKKSFKLTPRFDSYTQFNTKREDIIKEILNSKLIKPPRKAGTYQDARHVDKSKYCAFHQKHGHNTDDCVVAKDLLERLARKGHLDKYIGGHIQKRGPSSTTNDLSEQHRGKEKASSNQYERPRGIINCISGGYASGGYSNSARKRSFRAICSVEGPKQDTAINNSQPEVTFTQADFNSNIQNLDDPVVITLQLGDLLVKKVLLDPGSSADVLFYSTFQKMKLSDNMLQSTGGDLVGFSGERVPILGSVWLQTTLGEHPLSKTNDIQYLVVDCFSPYNLILGRPFLNKFGAIVSTVHLCVKFPLQDDQVATIHGDHKEARQCYNTSMKFQNRSTQQVNNVELKQNKDTLADLDPRADFLERPKPSDDLQKVYFNNDPKKFTYVGTSINPTELQAIKTFLQENAELFAWKPADMPGIDPQIITHKLAINSAVRPVQQKKRKLGEEKRRASLEETQKLINAEFIKEIRFTTWLANVNAGATYQRLMDKVFAKQIGRNIEVYVDDMVAKTKTGHNHISDLTEIFGQIRQYNMRLNPEKCAFAVQGGKFLGFLLTCRGIEANPDKCRAVLDMASPKTVKEVQRLTGRLAALSRFVPCLASTSIPFFQTIKKKNRFEWNDDCEKAFSKLKTTLSQPPILQKPLQGEDLFLYLSVTDWAISSALVSERNKVQHPIYFVSKTLQHAELNYPRIEKLALALIFSARRLRPYFQSHVIYVRTDHPLRQVLHKPEIAGRLIKWAVELSEFDIRYQSRGPIKSQFLADFIAEFTTPSEEDHAKQWILYVDGSSNNGGCGAGIRLEAEDGFILEHSIHLAFKASNNQSEYEALLAGL